GGGGCGTTTCGATGGCACGCCGGACGCAGAAAGTGCGGCCATCCTGATGGTGCTCAACCAGACAAAATAATGACGCCGCCGGACGGTTGGGGCCGATTGTCCAATCAGTTGCTATAACTCATTGGTAATCCTTCGGATCTCCCACGATGCCGGCCGCTCGCGAGCCCTTGCGTACCTGGTTCCATCGCCCCTGGACGCTGGCGATGCTGGCGGCTGTGCTGAGTGCGGTGATTTTGCTGCTGGGCAGCGCCGGGCTGGCCATGCACCAGGTCCAGCAACGGGAAAGCGAGCAGATGAACGCCCAAGGGCAGCGTTTCCTGGAGCGGCTGGAGCAGTTGTTCGGGCAACTGCGCGAAGGTCTCGACGTGCTGGAGGCGCAGCCGCTGCGCGAGTGCAACGCCGATCTCATCGCAGCTCTGCAGCAGGTCAGCTACAGCTATCGCTTCATTTATGAAGCGGCCTACAGGGACGCCACCCATACCTGTTCCAACTGGCCACGGCAGAACCTCCTGCCGGCGGCCAGGCCGCCGGATATCCGCGGGCCGACCTACAGCTACTGGCTCAACACCTCGACCCAGCCCAATGAGAACCTTGCTGCCCTGATGCTGGGGCGCGGCAACTTTCGCGTGGCCACTTCCCGCGGGCACCTGACCGATGTGGTCGATCTGCCTGCCGGTGGCAGCCTAATGGTGGTGGTGGATCATGGTGCCCGGGCGATACCGGTGCTCGGCCCGGCCCGTGCCTGGCCCCCCGCACAGCCCTGGCGGGGGGGCCGCGACGGGCCCTTGCAGGTCACCCCGGACCTGCTGATCTATCGCATGCCCACTCGCAACCCCGAGTACCAACTGGTGCTGATCACCCCCCGCGCCAGCCTGCAGGGCGAAGTGCTCGACGGTTGGTGGTGGTTGCTGCCCTCCAGCCTGGTGCTGGCGCTGTTCATCGGTGGGTTGGTGTATCAGTTGGTCCGCCAGCGCCAGTCCCTGGGGGCGGAGCTGCAAGGGGCCCTGCGCCGCGGCGAGCTGCAGGTGCTGTACCAGCCGATCTTCGATCTCAGTAGCCGGCTCTGCGTGGGGGCCGAGGCCCTGCTGCGCTGGCGCCGCCCGGACGGTACCCTGACCAGCCCTGACCTGTTCATCCCGCTGGCAGAGAACACCGGGCAGATCCGCCAGATCACCGACTTCGTCCTGCAGCGCCTGCTGGAGCAACTGGGGCATGTGCTACGGGCCAATCCCCAGTTGTACATCTCAGTCAACCTGGCGGCCTGCGACGTGATGGTCCCGCGGATCG
The DNA window shown above is from Pseudomonas protegens CHA0 and carries:
- a CDS encoding EAL domain-containing protein, translating into MPAAREPLRTWFHRPWTLAMLAAVLSAVILLLGSAGLAMHQVQQRESEQMNAQGQRFLERLEQLFGQLREGLDVLEAQPLRECNADLIAALQQVSYSYRFIYEAAYRDATHTCSNWPRQNLLPAARPPDIRGPTYSYWLNTSTQPNENLAALMLGRGNFRVATSRGHLTDVVDLPAGGSLMVVVDHGARAIPVLGPARAWPPAQPWRGGRDGPLQVTPDLLIYRMPTRNPEYQLVLITPRASLQGEVLDGWWWLLPSSLVLALFIGGLVYQLVRQRQSLGAELQGALRRGELQVLYQPIFDLSSRLCVGAEALLRWRRPDGTLTSPDLFIPLAENTGQIRQITDFVLQRLLEQLGHVLRANPQLYISVNLAACDVMVPRIGMVMARLLATHRVAARQIAFEVTERGLIDVVVARNNLQALRDVGHQVLIDDFGTGYCSLAYLQSLPVDCLKIDKAFIDALGHDAASSGVAPHIIRMAHALKLKVIAEGIEFEDQALLLSSEGVSFGQGWLFAHALSALQFTELITRGRRLVARRLDDEA